Proteins co-encoded in one Bacteroidota bacterium genomic window:
- a CDS encoding serine/threonine protein kinase gives MDILKAANLSGKLIGSELNGYEVLELLNNGKSAAVFKARKDNSFFALKVFDNELIERFGHEIQTKRIEQEISLENHVIENLVKIYEGGHSMIGDQRFYFIVMELVIGMNLKDYIRTVTYKQDFILKVLEKLTLITEQLLTQRGIVHRDIKPENIMVSDNGNIILMDLGVLKLIGAKSFSDEEEKSFVGTLRYAAPEFLLRNEENTEKGWRAINIYQIGATLHDLIMKQELFENKVPYANLVIAIKDDLPRISNTEISFELLQLTRDMMTKDSKKRLELVSRERIDSVLKSHEIAENPFELNVEEVLKMQMVHRSTFDEIQKLKRSKEELRKKKRELGDKLATVIENCFQTIKTKNVFTTLSKSDTFWFDGERNALDDFYIQNYLYIIGGGLEKGFLRNLHIWIRFANNDENYTEIELCGIYPDSFARDYRSNPKNLFEDVFKEAASYHTKKFNDVFKTINIFKGILELDESFNNHICTQIVKLIIKALKMTEKSVKEELSRQKNSIGSNQSLSLRVVTGKQSIIVDSLLD, from the coding sequence ATGGATATTTTAAAAGCAGCCAACTTATCAGGCAAACTCATAGGTTCAGAACTTAATGGCTATGAAGTCTTAGAATTATTAAATAATGGGAAGTCTGCCGCCGTATTTAAAGCAAGGAAGGATAATTCCTTTTTTGCACTAAAAGTTTTTGACAACGAACTAATCGAACGGTTCGGGCATGAAATCCAGACGAAGAGAATAGAACAAGAAATTTCCTTAGAAAATCATGTCATTGAGAATCTTGTAAAAATTTATGAAGGTGGTCATTCAATGATAGGAGATCAAAGATTTTATTTTATTGTTATGGAGCTAGTGATTGGTATGAATTTAAAAGATTATATCAGAACAGTCACCTACAAACAAGATTTTATTCTTAAAGTCCTAGAAAAACTCACACTAATCACTGAGCAATTGCTCACCCAAAGAGGTATTGTTCATAGGGACATTAAGCCAGAGAATATTATGGTATCTGATAATGGCAATATAATATTAATGGATTTAGGAGTCTTAAAATTAATTGGGGCTAAATCATTCAGTGATGAGGAAGAAAAATCGTTTGTAGGTACTCTAAGGTATGCCGCTCCTGAATTTCTTCTTAGAAATGAAGAGAATACCGAAAAGGGCTGGAGAGCGATTAATATTTATCAAATTGGTGCAACACTTCATGACTTAATTATGAAGCAAGAGTTATTCGAAAATAAAGTTCCCTACGCAAATCTTGTAATCGCAATTAAGGATGATCTTCCTCGAATTTCTAATACTGAAATATCTTTTGAATTGCTTCAATTAACCAGGGATATGATGACTAAAGATTCGAAGAAAAGGCTTGAATTGGTTTCTCGGGAAAGAATTGACTCTGTCTTAAAGAGCCACGAAATTGCAGAAAATCCTTTTGAACTTAATGTTGAAGAAGTTCTAAAAATGCAAATGGTTCATCGGTCAACTTTTGATGAGATTCAAAAACTTAAAAGATCTAAGGAGGAATTAAGAAAGAAGAAAAGGGAGCTGGGAGATAAACTTGCAACAGTGATTGAAAATTGCTTTCAAACAATAAAAACTAAAAATGTATTTACAACCTTAAGTAAGTCAGATACCTTCTGGTTTGATGGAGAAAGGAACGCTTTGGACGATTTTTACATACAAAATTATTTATATATTATAGGAGGTGGCTTAGAAAAGGGTTTTCTCCGAAATCTTCATATTTGGATCCGTTTTGCGAATAATGATGAAAATTATACCGAGATCGAACTGTGCGGAATTTATCCAGATTCCTTTGCGAGAGATTATCGATCTAATCCAAAGAACTTGTTCGAAGATGTTTTTAAAGAAGCCGCTAGTTATCACACTAAAAAATTTAACGATGTTTTTAAGACCATAAATATTTTTAAAGGTATCCTTGAATTAGATGAGTCATTTAATAATCATATATGTACTCAAATCGTGAAGCTGATAATCAAAGCTTTAAAAATGACTGAGAAATCAGTGAAGGAGGAATTATCAAGGCAAAAGAACAGTATTGGTTCCAATCAATCACTTTCCTTAAGAGTTGTAACTGGAAAGCAATCAATTATTGTCGATAGCTTATTAGATTAA